One Cricetulus griseus strain 17A/GY chromosome 5, alternate assembly CriGri-PICRH-1.0, whole genome shotgun sequence genomic window carries:
- the LOC100758870 gene encoding olfactory receptor 2Z1-like, producing the protein MGDMNQSESSNFILVSLFSRSGSHELLLSLVAAMFIIGLLGNTILLFLIRLDSRLHTPMYYLLSQLSLLDVCFPLITIPKMVSEFPKKESLISFGGCAAQIFFLTMMGVAEGVLLALMSYDRFVAVCHPLQYPVLMRHQVCIFMVAFSWLVGVLNGSIQTSITLNFSYCASRVVDHFFCEVPALLEISCSDTSMYELALSVSGVLILMLPLLLIITSYGLVLRAVLHMHSQEARNKAFTTCSSHITVVGLFYGAAVFMYMVPSSYHSPYQDNMVSLFYSLITPTLNPLIYSLRNREVRIAFLKLLNKFRNRQN; encoded by the coding sequence ATGGGTGATATGAATCAGTCCGAGTCCTCCAACTTCATCCTGGTGAGCCTCTTCAGCAGATCAGGTTCACATGAACTCCTTCTCTCCCTGGTAGCTGCCATGTTTATCATTGGCCTTCTGGGAAACACTATTCTGCTCTTCTTGATCCGGTTGGACTCCAgactccacacacccatgtactacCTGCTGAGTCAGCTTTCGCTCTTAGATGTTTGTTTCCCCCTGATCACAATACCCAAGATGGTATCAGAATTCCCTAAGAAAGAGAGCTTGATTTCCTTTGGAGGTTGTGCTGCACAAATATTTTTCCTGACTATGATGGGTGTGGCTGAAGGAGTCCTGCTGGCCCTCATGTCTTATGACCGCTTTGTGGCAGTGTGCCATCCCCTACAGTACCCTGTACTCATGAGACATCAGGTGTGCATATTTATGGTGGCATTTTCCTGGCTAGTAGGTGTGCTCAATGGCTCCATCCAGACTTCCATCACTCTGAACTTTTCCTACTGTGCCTCTCGAGTTGTAGACCACTTTTTCTGTGAGGTTCCAGCACTGCTGGAAATCTCCTGTTCAGATACCTCCATGTATGAGTTGGCACTATCTGTCTCTGGGGTACTGATCCTCATGCTCCCCCTGTTGCTCATCATCACCTCATATGGCCTAGTTTTGAGGGCTGTTCTACATATGCATTCACAGGAAGCTCGGAATAAGGCCTTCACTACCTGCTCTTCCCACATCACAGTAGTGGGACTCTTTTACGGTGCAGCAGTGTTTATGTATATGGTACCTAGTTCATATCACAGCCCATACCAGGACAACATGGTCTCCCTTTTCTACAGTCTCATCACCCCTACTCTCAACCCCCTCATCTACAGTCTGAGGAACCGAGAGGTGCGGATTGCTTTCCTAAAATTGCTTAACAAATTTAGAAACAGACAAAATTGA